GCACAATGTTAAGGTTATGTCATGGAAACTCAGAAACTAGGACGCAGGTCACTCGGGTCACCACAACAGCCTGTTATATTGATCACCTTCAGACCCCACATTGGAGGGGCACTGTGCTTAGTTAACTATTTGGCTTGCACAAATGATCTTGAAATTGATGGCACATTATATGAGCAATTACTCAGAAGAGAAGAATGGTTTTCCTGCTTTTTTATATCTAACAGAGTTGAACAACAAGAACATTAGTGAGTGTACTGGGAAGTAAGTAACTTCATTGCGAAGCTTCAGAATATTAGTGGCAGTTAAAATCAAACATTGACAAGGGTTGTTAAGGGTTAAACAAGCAGTGGTCATACATTATCAGTTAAAAACAGATCACCTCGATGCCTGAAAAATGGCCTTTCATAATTTCAGAAGATATGATTCTTCTACCCGATAAAACTTCATGTTTGGCCATGGTCTTCTTGACATTCGTAACCAAAGAAATAAGACTAGATGCAAATTGAAGGTCTGATTTCTGCAAAGAAAGTGTACCCTATTGTCAGCTTCTTAAATGGAAATTTCTCCAACTTTAGGAAAATTATGTAACAGCAAGTACAGATCCATGGATATACAGATTACTGCTTGAAATTTCTTGTCATATGTATCATGGCATGGTTTATAGAAAGTTGACAGTAGTGATTACTTAAGATCACACCAAGTCATTTATTAGGATACACAGAATAAGAGGGTATGTAAATGCcaacttaaaataaattccacTTCGTCTAGCCTGCAAAAAGTCAGGTTTATTAGCCCTTCCGAACTGGTGATTGGAGGACCCTTCCAAACCCATATATTGCCTGTAAGCACAAAtttgtgataaaaaaaaaatactatatcTCAAGCGTGATGTTGATCATCAGTGCCAAAAAAGATATGACACTCGTTAACTAAAAATGAACTACGTATTCACTACATTCTCCATTATCTATGATTTCATTAAGCCAATTAAGTATAAACTATAAAGTATGCAATCTTTTAAACTCTATTGAACTACTATATCCTAAGCATGATGTATCATCAGGGAAAAAAGATAAGTGAAAATCATTTAAGTATTTTCTACATCTTCCTGTCTATTTTAGTTATGATTTAATTAAGTCAATTAAGTAGAAAGTATCAGTTCTGCTCAAATCTATTTCACATTCGTTTGAAAGCTGCCTGCATTGAATGGATGTTGGCTTTGCAGCCATCCGGGTACCATAAAATCAGGCCAATAACCACTATCCAAAAAACAGATGTTTTTAGAAAATAATCTATTTTAATTAAGCTACCACACATGTTAGAATGTTTGCATTAGATTCAAAAGAGACGCATAAGGTTCCAAATTACACCATCCCCAAATCATCTCAATGTTGTTCATGTTAAATTGGCAGTTAGATTTTCTTTATTTTAATAGCAACGAGACATTTCATTGAATGGATGAAATTGGAATAACGTGTAAAATATAGATAGAATAACATTTTAAGAATTATCAATACATCTGAAACTAAAAGGTATTGGTGAGGACTATTTTTTAGCTTAAGCAAATTTTTCTCTTAATTTCATCAAGCATGTTGAATCCACATGCAAATAAGCATACCATTACTACAAATGTATACAATCAATGATATACATAATCCTATAGATATATGGAGTAATGTGGCTGAACACTACTGTGCTGGTACATTATAcgtgtaagaaaaaaaaattacagtgGATCTCACAATCTGCTGCCCTCCAGAGAGAATATGATAAATGAATACATGATCAACAAGGATAGTAAGCCTTTGCTATAAAAAAACAAGTATATTCAGGCTATAAATGTAAATAAATACTAATCTAAACTTCAAGGATAACAAATATATCATGCACccgaaaaaaaaacatagaaaaaaagAAGTAACTGTGGAGATAGTTGAACCTTTGTTAGATGCAGATCCAGAGTGCTTCCGCTGGATAAAGAAATAGTAAGCTTCCAGTCTGATGAATCTATGCTGCCAACATAAGAACCACCAATCCAACTTGCCTATGCAAAGAATCAACATCAAATTACACTCACCAATGACACTTTACATTTTTGCAAGAGCTTGTTGCAACAATTAATTCACTAGTAAGAAAAACCTACAAATTCTCGGAGTTCCTCATCAAGACAAGCATCATTGCATTCAAAATCCAAGGTTCTGTCCAGATGAACAACAGAAACTTCATCCTCACCTGGGAAGAATGCAATGCTTCACATactcaaagtaaaaaaaaattaagtgaacCGGCAATTTATTCAAGAAGAATTTTAGTTACCTGGAAGTTCGAGTTTGGCATTGCTTGAACCAGAGATTGAGCTTTTGAAAACCTCGCCAGCTCGGGTATTCAAATACTCTGTGTAGTCTGATGGTTCTGCAAGTATGTAACCTGTATCAGCCTCTTCGCTAAAAATATGTGGTTCAATACTCTATAAAAACAAATGAACACTGACCAACCACTCCACCAACTTCCAGCAAGAAAATGGCATGGGGCTTATCAAAGGGATTGGGATATAGAACCTGGCTTAGCTGCGGTCAGGAGAGCAACACAAGTTATCTTGCAGTAACGATCAATATTTGGACAAACACACAGAGTTCATGGTTAAGTATGACGTCAAACGTACAGATCAGTTAGATCCTAACACTAGAATGTAAAGATAAAACAAGAAACAAGATCAAAGAAGCTGGCTAGTAAAAAGTACCTTAGATGAAGAAGCAGCAGGAAGCGAGGGTGGTGGTGCAAATCCAAGTAAAACTGATATAGTGGCGGCAACTTCTGTCAAGGACATTGAAATCGCCTGTAGAAATATAAAACACTCCAACATCATCCAATGTACAATATTGGGGAAAACTTGAATAAAAATATTCCTTAGTTAAAAATGAAATGAGATGGCAAATACTAAAAACATGAAGTTCTTGGGTTAAAGTAACTAGAGACGATTGCATATTTTTTGGTGATAAAAAGGAGACTCATTTATATGTTTAACAAAatagaagaaaactaaaaatgaGCAATAGGAGAGAGAATGAAAGACAAGGTGGAAGAGGGAGGCACCCTTTGGATCTTAGAGGATATTGTCATGGTAGAAACCAGCAAGTATtacatttttcaaataagtttgtgGCAAAAGTCATAAGAACTTCCATCTTACAACCTAGAAAAGTGGTGATGTGTGCAATGAGACTGTTAGGTTATAAAGCAAATATAGGAGGTAAGCCAATTGGAAACCTGAACTCCTTACTTTGGCTCATCAGCATAAAGCAGAAAAATAATGATATACAGTATGATGATTGACGATCCCTTGTAAAGGCTTATTTCTAGAATCTATCCATTTAGTAATTAGACATTTTAACAAAGTCAAATAGTCTCCAATTACAAGGGCGGTGATTATTAATTCTACCTAGATCGTCACAATCTGAAGCAACTGAGATCAACGAAGATTTGAAAACACATACATATAAACACCATGGCTCGGTGCTCTTTCCAAAGACTGAGCTTCTCAAATCTAACCAATCGAGTATTGGCTCATCATAAAATCAAACTTCCTAGAACCAGAAGGCTATGGATAGTTATCATGAAATAGGTTGGGATTCCGAACAATAAGATAAAAAAATCACAAAACGCCGGCTCAAAGTTACAAACTTTACACCTACAcaaaagggcaaaaagagaacCGGCTCGAGATTACCTTCCCCGAGGAGTCCTGCGCATTGCTCCTGATATATCTCTGCAAATAACCATCTATAAAGGCGACCGATCCTTTGCTCTCGCCCTGCGCCAGTCAAATCCAAAAGTAGTTTTGAGATACAACAGCGAGATCAAACAATCGATGCATCAGATACAAGTGCACATTAAGGATGAGGGCAGGGACGGGCACCCTAGCTTGCAGCTGCTGCGTCGACAACAAGATCAGTAGGCTCAGATGCAAAACCAGGCGAAATTCCATGGCCGAGGCAAAGGGGGAAGCGGATTCGTTTGGCAGATGAGATTACAATCACAGATCAATTTGCATAAAGTCGCGACTTAATTGACGACCAAGAGAGAGAGCGGTTGCTTCGACGATCAGATTCGAGCCACGTGTCGTTTGAAAGAAGTTTATTCTTATAAAAAATTCTCTATAActataatatggatccatgaacAAGAGAGTAATCAATTACGATAATTTATCTAAagatgtatttaaaattttaaatttattaaaaaaatgtatattattttagtatttatcaaaaggtacatttttttttataatgatcTTTTTTTATAGTGATCTTTCTATTTTACTCTCTGATAaatttaactgatttttttttctttgtcatttctctctcttctctttcttacTATGTATGCAACGTATCTTCTTTTTCctatcatttttttatttcttttttccttttttcaatTATTTTCTCAAACATGTTGTAAAAGATCATACCCACATTGGGTATAATATctctccatatcaggcccaatgtggatctGATATGAGaagatatcaggcctaacaacagggaaaaaaaaaagagcgatttaaatttttcaaaatctctggTTCACCATTAGAAATgttgaaaataacaatggagagcatatttagactccttgtaattttagaaatccacaagaactgaaatgggttcaatcggagctctctaagtccattagTGGGGTTTGACCTAAATCCAttaatcgacctagagacctTATATTGCAGtcatttcaggtcctgtggatttctaaaattacaaggagtccaaatatgctatctattgtTATTTTCGAcgttcctagtggtggaccagaggttttgaaaatcctaaatatctctttctttcttttttttttcttttttttttgttattgggcttgatatgaagagatatcaggcccaatatgggcctgatatctccccatatcaagcccaatgtgggcctgatataggGAGATACCAGGTCTAACaacagaaaaaaaaaggaaaaaatagagatttagatttttcaaaacttctggtccaccactaggaatgtcaaaaataataatggagaacatatttgaactccttgcaattttagaaatccacaggacttGAAATGGCTGCAATCTAAAGTCTCTAGGTTCCTCAGTGAAATTAGTAATATGTCGATCCCGCTGCCTTGCTAAGTGGAGGAACTGTTGGCATATATTTTCCAAGTTGCTTCGGCTCAGTGTTCTGGACCTCTGTGACGAAATCAGCCAAGGTCGAAGCTTTGATCGTCATTCGGGGTTGATATTATATGTCAAACTCACTTAGCTcggttgtccacttgatcagctGTCCGGACACCTCTAGGTTGAGAAGAACTCTTCCCAGGGCGCTGTTGGTCATCGCGATGATCGGATGTGCCAGGAAGTACTGACGGAGTCTTCGAGCGGCTAGCACCAACGCATAAGATAACTTTTCAAGATAGGTGTAGTAGGATTCTGTATCTTTTcatatatggcttaaaaagtacacgaGTTGTTGTTCGTAGTCGTTCTACCTAACTAATGTCGAGCCAACCGCATACTCGGTGGACAACAGGTAGATCCAGAGCGGCTCAAGCATTCGGCTTAACTAACACATGCAAGGAGTTAACGTACTCCTTGAGATCTTCCAACGTCCGGTCGCACTCcacatcccattgaaattttgtaGCTCAACATAGCACCTTGAAGAATGAATGATTTCAGTCAGATGACTTAGAGATGAACCTTGCCAGCACGGTGATCCGTCCGGTCAGTCATTGGGTCTCCTTCAAGTTGCGCGGCGGTGGCATGTCTTGCAGGACCTTTACCTTGGTTTGATTCGCCTCGATCCCCCTCTCGGTGACGATATATCCAAGGAAGCGGTCACTCTTTGTGCCGAGCAGGTACTTGTtcgggttcagctttattccaCAGGCCCTCAAAGTTTGGCAAGTCTCCTAGACATCTCTACAAAAGTCAACAGgtcagagggattttattaataaatcgtcgacatatacctccatgttgcgacCGATCTAtcgtcggaacaccttgttcatgagtctTTGGTAGGTGGTGTcggcgttctttagtccgaacggtaTGAAGTTGTAGCAGTATGTTCCATCGGgtgtgatgaagctgaccttttcttgatcctctcgaGTGAACGACACTTAGTAGTAGCTctggtatgcgtcgagcatgcagatcagctcgcagtCTGTCGTAGAGTCTGCCATCTAATCTATCCTACGCAGCGGATAAAAACcctttgggcacgccttattTAAGTcgtgaaagtcgatgcagacctgtCATTTGTTACttggcttggagaccaacacaACATTAGCGAgtcagctcgggaattgaacttctATTATATGGCTGACCTCTAGTagtttctctatctctgcccagATGATTAAGTTTTACTCTGCGCTAaagtcccttttcttttgcttcaccAGTCGAGCGTCCGATCGGACATGAAGCTCTTGTTGAGCCACGCTAGGCAAGATATTGGGAatctcatgtgtcgaccaggcgaacacatcgTAATTTTGTCTGAGACAGTCgaccagctctgccttcttctcacTGTCCAGATCGGCGGGGATGAAGGTGGTTGCCTCCGACCGGTTGGGGGTGGatatgaacctcctccttttcttcgtaaaccaACATAGGAGGTTTCTCCATGATAACGTTCACCTCCAAGCACGGATTCTTCCGAGCGACTCTTGCTTCGGATTTGACCATCTCGATATAacatcgccgagcggccagctggTCGCCTCTGACTTCAACCACTTTATCTTCAACTGGGAACTTTATTTTCTGGCAGTAGGTGGATACCACCGCTCGAAACTCGTTGAAAGTCGGTCAACCCAATATGACGTTATAAGCTGACGGTGAGTCAACCataatgaagtttgtggtccttgttCTCTTTAATGCCTCCTCCCCAAGAGAAATGGCCAACTTGGCTTAGACGAGCTGTAACACTTTGTTGTCCGTGAAACCGTAGAGTGAGGTTGTCATGAGCAGCAACTCACTCCGGTCGATTTGTAGCTGATAgaatgcctttttgaatatgatattcaccaagctccctgtatcaacaaaggttcgatgaatagtataattggtgATTACCGTTCGGATGATCAGCGCATtgtcatgagggatctccactctctCTAAGTCTCTCGGGCCAAAGATGATCACGGGTCTCTCGACCCTCTCTTTGTTGCATCCCACGATGTGAATCTCGAGTCATCGAGTGTGCGACTTCCTCGCCTAGTTAGAATCACTGCCAATTGGCCCACTGGCGATCATTCTTATTTTCCCCCAAGTGGAGttgttcttgttctcctcctcacGAGCCGAAGTCCTACTCCACTCGGCAGAGGCTCGGGTGGGACTTGGATTGTTCCTTCGCTTGGGCTGAAGGTGGTGTGGCTCGGTCGTCGCCCTTTCTTCTTCCCTTCGACCGATTGATTGACGCCTGTGTCGCCGATCAGGAGATGGGGATCGACGGTGATATCCCCATGGGATCGGCCTGCTAGCTATCAGTGTCAAGGCATAGTCGTCTTGGGTGTTGTGTGTCGCCGACTGGTGGAAAGAGCATAACATCGATGTCCACACCTTGCCTTTTGCATCTTTTAGGCGAGCGGATGCCACATGTTGCACGACGTGTGTCATAGGCTCGTGGTGTGGCTGGGCTCCTCCCGATCGAGGCCCCTTGGGGGGTTGATGGCTGCTCGTTTGCCGCCGTTCAGGTGCCACTACGAGCTCGGCGAGCACCTCCCTCCTCCTtgccgcttgggcttcttccacgtggATGTATTATGTGGCCTTCCTTTGCAGGTGACCGAAATCCCTtagcggcttccgaatgagcgatcagaAGAACTCACCTTCGGTGAGACCCTaggtgaaggcgttcaccaacaCGTTTGAGGAGACCGCTGGGATGTTcatggccacctgattgaagtACTGGAGGTAGGCCCTCAATGCTTCCCTAGGCCCTTGCTTCAGCGAGAACAAATTCACGCTTGTCTTTTGGTGGCGACGGCTACTGGCAAAGTGGTGTAGGAACACcgtccggaagtccttgaagttgtggATTGATCCCTCTGAtagtctcttgaaccagcgttgtgcatgttaggaccgaaaagtagctagagggggggtgaatagctcttcgcgtgctcgtcgtcggcgttgctcatttcttcaaagtgatgcgcagcggaatacaaagaaacaaactatagcaatgctaacaataggattttacttggtatccacctcacaagaggtgactagtccaaagatccacgcacacacacacacacctccactaataaacactccttttcggtaactaccgaaggcggagaagctctacaagactctcaatacaagtagaagaaagggtagtaaagaataagcaaaagcttacaagagatgcagtaaaaaccctagcttcttcttcttctcgttgcaactcgcctcttgacttggatgaacctccaagaaccttcaagaactggcggtgaggagcttagagagtgctggggaggagctgtgatgaatctggaatgaatcggtgaagtgctgccgaaggaaatgaacgcctgcggcttaaatcgacgctaacggtcaaatctcgatcgattggaatgctcccaatcgatcggggaggctttggatcgatccacggatcgatccagagcgcctctgtgctctggaaaaacttctggatcgatccagcgcttatcgcgcgaagcagcagcgtcccaatcgatccactgatcgattgggacctctggatcgatccaccgatctatccagaggggttctgttcacggggactcaccggatcgatcggtggatcgatccagatcttctggatcgatccactgatcgatccagatctgctggattgatccacggatcaatccaaacctgctggatcaatccaaacctgctggatcaatcggttgatcaatccagatcttggtttttgcccaaaaccaagcccaaagccccctaaaccaacatctagtcaatcatgacttgttggtacataagacctagcatccggtcacccttgaccagctaggactctctcaccaaatgtctggtcaatccctttgacccacttggacttttctcttcttgccaagtatccggtcactccctaagacctacttggacttttcttcctcgtgccaagtatccggtcaatccctttgacctacttggactctcaccagatgtctggtcaaccttgacccatctggatttctcttgcctggcttcactcaccaggactttcccaattgcctagcttcactcactaggtctttcacctggcttcactcacaaggatttttctcctgcctagcttcactcactaggacttcccaattgcctagcttcactcactagacttttatttggcttcactcaccaggatttccatctgcctagcttcactcactaggactttcacctggcttcactcaccaggatttccatccagtcaggtatacctacttgactcttcttcattcacactgatcagtccctaatcagaatctccccatatgaacaactgcacatgcattgtccatgtgtctacatgtattgtcaaacatcgaaactatgaccaagactcaagcttggtcaaaccagtcaaccttgacctaagggatattgcaccaacagtgcaGACCCAGAGAGAGTGGTGAGaaagacccgacacttcactccatctgtgtactgatgaaaTGCGGTCACGTTGTCAAACTTGATCAAGTGGTCATCCGGGTTGGTAGCTCCGTTATATTCTCCTATCGCTAGTGGAGTATAATGTCTAGGCAGAGGGTCGCTCAGGATCCCTTGCAAAAATTGtaaattgatccgctcgggcggaTCATCCTACCTAGGTGCCTTCCCCCTTCCGCATGTCTCAAACGGGCATGCCATCGGAGGAGGATCCCCGATCCTTATCCGCTCATCCCCGTTCCTCCGATAAAATCCTGAATAGTGCCCAATAGAAGGGGATCAGCACATTGGGCACCTTCCCATAGGTACCGGTTGGCTTCTTGTTCTGTCCCCGAGTGG
This genomic stretch from Zingiber officinale cultivar Zhangliang chromosome 7A, Zo_v1.1, whole genome shotgun sequence harbors:
- the LOC122002207 gene encoding uncharacterized protein LOC122002207, encoding MEFRLVLHLSLLILLSTQQLQARGESKGSVAFIDGYLQRYIRSNAQDSSGKAISMSLTEVAATISVLLGFAPPPSLPAASSSKLSQVLYPNPFDKPHAIFLLEVGGVVEPSDYTEYLNTRAGEVFKSSISGSSNAKLELPGEDEVSVVHLDRTLDFECNDACLDEELREFASWIGGSYVGSIDSSDWKLTISLSSGSTLDLHLTKKSDLQFASSLISLVTNVKKTMAKHEVLSGRRIISSEIMKGHFSGIEALTDEYGWGTIAHQGVELLQTVLVKISNMLQMAYGGKIVEVIILNEELSSESGILLDVASIPRISRVLEEASSSDTTGSEVLLVRRTLAWITGVILLISTFIGIYYLLNMPLTRDTLLYSNVKID